In Cucurbita pepo subsp. pepo cultivar mu-cu-16 chromosome LG04, ASM280686v2, whole genome shotgun sequence, the following are encoded in one genomic region:
- the LOC111792370 gene encoding uncharacterized protein LOC111792370, with protein sequence MILRSASTPLFNSWLHHSRDSYLEPEIVNQIPRARSIVLCCSPSCTSPIIDDSPRKITRALSETDLRDMSMNKMKPFNRTLSGFSEVDEERDVIGFSRSKTASLRRESISETGDRDGGFVNVLVGGGVGGSGGRISGGGGSDGGDDGSFGIGDSNHGNDNTDLHYQKMIEANPGNSMLLSNYARFLKEVRGDLVKAQEYCGRAILSNPGDGNVLSMYADLIWETQKDTPRAESYFNQAVQAAPDDCYVLASYARFLWDAEEDEEEEEDGLIEKPATSFFQGVHTPPPLAAAS encoded by the exons ATGATTCTGAGAAGCGCTTCGACTCCCCTCTTCAATTCATGGTTACACCATTCAAGAGATTCATACCTGGAGCCGGAGATCGTGAACCAAATCCCTAGGGCGCGTTCCATTGTGCTCTGTTGCTCACCCAGTTGCACATCACCGATAATCGATGACTCACCCAGGAAGATTACTCGGGCGTTGTCCGAGACGGATCTTCGGGACATGTCCATGAATAAGATGAAACCCTTTAACAGAACTCTGAGTGGGTTTTCTGAGGTTGACGAAGAGAGAGATGTAATCGGGTTTAGCCGCTCCAAAACGGCGTCATTGAGGCGTGAATCGATTTCTGAAACTGGGGATAGGGATGGTGGGTTTGTGAATGTTCTGGTTGGTGGTGGAGTTGGTGGTAGTGGTGGAAGGATCAGTGGCGGCGGAGGATCCGACGGTGGCGACGATGGGAGTTTCGGGATTGGAGATTCGAATCATGGAAATGACAATACGGATCTGCACTATCAGAAAATGATCGAGGCAAATCCTGGGAATTCAATGCTTTTGAGCAATTATGCACGGTTCTTGAAAGAG GTACGTGGGGATCTTGTAAAAGCTCAAGAATATTGTGGAAGGGCGATTCTGAGCAATCCAGGCGATGGTAATGTCTTGTCTATGTACGCCGATCTGATATGGGAAACTCAAAAGGACACTCCAAGAGCCGAGAGTTACTTCAATCAAGCCGTTCAAGCTGCCCCTGATGACTG TTATGTTCTAGCATCATATGCACGGTTTCTTTGGGATgctgaagaagacgaagaagaagaagaagatggctTAATCGAAAAGCCAGCGACAAGCTTCTTTCAAGGAGTTCATACCCCACCTCCTCTTGCTGCCGCATCTTAA